Part of the Bacteriovorax stolpii genome, TGTCAGCAGGTATTTCGGTGCTATCGCAAGCAAATCAGGCTCCAAACACCGCTTTAAAACTACTCAATGGATAATTCTTAGGAAAGTTGCTCCGAATGGAGCAACTTTCCTTATTTTCGTTTACACTAAATTAAAGAGGAAAAAGGTCATGTTTGATTTAAACAGCTCCATGGATAAAAGAAAAACTGTTCTCATTATGGGAATCACTTCTTTTGTTGGATCAAACTTATGTGAATTTTTCCGCAAAGATTATAGAGTCGTAGGAACTTATCACCGCAAAGGCCAGCCAATTCCAGGAGTTCTTGCTCTTCCTTGTGATGTTTTAAATAAAGATGAAGTGCAATTAGTGCTTTATGCTTTTAAACCGGATATTGTCATTTACTGTGTAGGCTTAACAGGGCTTAAAGAATGCGCTGACATGCCAAATGCTTCAGATGCACTTAATTCAGCAGGGCTTTTTAACGTCGCCGAAATCGCTCCTCGTTATGGAGCGAGAGTTGTTTATCTTTCTTCGCAGTTTGTTTTTTCCGGAGCCAATAAAAACTACAATGAAATGGATAACGCTGATGTGATCACTCAATACGGGAAATCCCAGGCGTCTTCAGAATTCTATTTACAGAAGTCATCACTGAATTATCTCATCGTCCGTTGCTCTAAGCTTTATGGAAGAGGAGTCAGTCCGCTGCGTGAATCTTGGTTTGAAAAACTTCAAAGAAACCTGAAGGCCAATCAATCGGCCATTTATGATGACTTTGTTCATCAAGGTTTTGTCGATATCTATTACCTGGGAATGGTTTTAAAAATGTGCATTGATAAGAATGTGGCCAATAGATTGATCCACTTCGCTTCTCAGGACAACATGACTTACTATGAGTTTGCTAAAACGTATTGTGAAATCTTTCACGAATCAGAAAGCTTAATCAACAAAGGAAAGTGGCACCTGCCAATTTTAAAAAGCACATCTGTCGAGAGAGTGGATGAGCATCTTCACTACAAACTCGATGTTCTAAATATCGAAGGTCTTTTAAAAATCAAAATGCCAACTATCCGCGAGTCGCTGGAATTTACGCTTAAGCGCTTAAATGGAAACCGCACACCAGCTAAAGGTGTAGTGAATAAAGGTGAAGGTCTATCATTTATCTAAAATGCGTTTTAACTAGCGAGCAGAGTTAACAATGAACTCTGTCAGGTAGTGGCGAACCATTGCATCCAGGTCGACAACTTCATTGTTAAATCGCCATGTGATCTTGTTAAAAGGTCCCATGTGCGCTCTGATTTCGTGAATCGTTGTTGAGCCGAATTGGTCATTGAAAGAAAGACGTGCACCGTAAATGTCTTTTCCGTTTGCTAAAAATCCAATAGAGATACAATCGTTAGCTTTTCTAGCGAAAATTAAACGAAGTGAATTTCTAAACAGCATGAAGTCATTAACAGTATTTGAAATTTTAAAAAGCTTGATGGCCGCACTTGAATTGCTGCGTCCACGGTACTCATTAAATTTTGTCATGTAAGCTTCGAAGCGATCGCGAATATCATTCATCAGTGCAATTGAAGATTCTTCAAGCAAAAGAGCAGGGTTTAGGTGCCCGTTGATGTTAACAATACCTGACTCGTCCATGTTGATTTCATCCATGGCTAAGTTTTCAATCCAAGAGTAGTTAAGTGGCTGGTATGTTTGATTATTTTCGATCATAGAAAAATGATCGGTGTATAGGGGCTAGCTGTCAAGAATTTAAAGGGGCCTAGTGGTGGACTTACTTATCAGGTTCCGCCCATTTTTGAATAGGTGGCTGCAGTTAGTAGTCTCTTTAGGCTTCTCACTGAAAAAACCCTGAGGGTTTAATATGAGCTTGCTCACCGTGACCAGGGACCGCTCCCGAATAAATCTTTATAGAGGAACCAGCTTAAATGCCAACTCCTAGACCCACTTTCATTATACACCTTTGGCAATTGACCCTCTAGGAAAGTTTTTTTCACATAAGTGTTTTTAATAGGTTAACTAAAAAAAATCCAAAAGGTCGGGGATTCGGTAAAGAAATCCGACTCTAATGGTAAAATAATAGAGCAAAGAGCTAAAGATCCCGTGTGAAGAAACCGAGGAGTATCTTGCGTGAATTTCGTAAGTGCAGGAGACAGTAGTATGAAGAAGTTAATTGCATATTTGAAGGATGAGAGCGGACAAACATCTACAGAGTACATCCTACTCGTAGCTGTTGTTGCGATGATCATCTTTAAATTCAAGAAGACCGGGGGAGATGCCCTTGATGGTCTAACTACTAAAGTATTTGGTAAAGCAGAAACTATGGTTGATGGTATCGACGTAGGTAACTAGTCGAAGACTTTCGCTGCGATAGTTCTCTTTTGCCTTACTTTTCTACGATCATGTAGCAGTCGGCAACATATGCCTGCTGTTGTCTCTTTCTCCTCAATCTTTGATCCTTAAATCATGAAATTTAAAATCCGTATGAGGGCCTCTGGTCAGGCCCTCATCGAATATCTGCTCATATTTTGCTTTATGACGTTTATTTCTATCAGCATGGTAAAAGGGCTGAGTAAGACTATGTTTGCCTCTGTAGGGGCCATTGGCTATGAATTAACGGAGCAACTGACAGTAGGTGTCTGCAAAGAGCTTTGCTTCTTTAAAGGCTATGTTAATCAGGAAGAGTAAGCATGCTGCCAATTGTGGTCTATATTTTTATTTCAATCCAGCTGCTCTTTGTTGCTTATATTGATTTTAAATCCAAGAAAATTTCCAATATGTGGATGCTGATTAACTTTTTGTTTTTCTGCCTCCTGACTCTTATTTTCCCTCATATTTACGTCTGGTCAGTTCATACATTTATTTTCCCACTGATTTTTTTACTAGTGGGTTTCATGCTCTTCATCATGAACATCATGGGGGGAGGAGATTCAAAATATCTTTCTTCACTGTATCTTTTGGTGCCAGTGCAGTTCCAGGAAACGACTTTTACTTATCTGCTATATGCAACGGTTTTAGTAGGAAGCTCACTACTTTTATTTAATGTGCTTAAACACCTTGATATAATCATAGTTCATTTTAAAATGAGAGATATCGCCGGGATCAAGAAGATCTTTGGTAAGAAGTTTAC contains:
- a CDS encoding SDR family oxidoreductase, which encodes MFDLNSSMDKRKTVLIMGITSFVGSNLCEFFRKDYRVVGTYHRKGQPIPGVLALPCDVLNKDEVQLVLYAFKPDIVIYCVGLTGLKECADMPNASDALNSAGLFNVAEIAPRYGARVVYLSSQFVFSGANKNYNEMDNADVITQYGKSQASSEFYLQKSSLNYLIVRCSKLYGRGVSPLRESWFEKLQRNLKANQSAIYDDFVHQGFVDIYYLGMVLKMCIDKNVANRLIHFASQDNMTYYEFAKTYCEIFHESESLINKGKWHLPILKSTSVERVDEHLHYKLDVLNIEGLLKIKMPTIRESLEFTLKRLNGNRTPAKGVVNKGEGLSFI
- a CDS encoding Flp family type IVb pilin, giving the protein MKKLIAYLKDESGQTSTEYILLVAVVAMIIFKFKKTGGDALDGLTTKVFGKAETMVDGIDVGN
- a CDS encoding A24 family peptidase; this translates as MLPIVVYIFISIQLLFVAYIDFKSKKISNMWMLINFLFFCLLTLIFPHIYVWSVHTFIFPLIFLLVGFMLFIMNIMGGGDSKYLSSLYLLVPVQFQETTFTYLLYATVLVGSSLLLFNVLKHLDIIIVHFKMRDIAGIKKIFGKKFTYAPVIFIAWMWFGWQNYKILSF